A genomic stretch from Strongyloides ratti genome assembly S_ratti_ED321, chromosome : 1 includes:
- a CDS encoding Protein clueless, producing MKDNNQVKGKSVSGDIKKIEDKKEKKVNEKQQCDSGNESNSATPSHEHGEECINGCENDKLVQVKIVLPNNTSFEATLSTKEPSLELFQVISEREDCCYRTCYQLVAKGVRLDTFTELEKLVNLEDGDVIEFIQTDYSTREARDHVRRMCDVLSINDISTYVLNKNGASFNYMGNMKTNVEPDSKEGKMLATPYDYILPGVKDINYANLIPDMTKKQIKAFNYVGISPFNPPTPQRKLKGDVLYICVETLEGKCYNITCSYKGWFINSTSGYKFNSEQSQQHPSIFHELPDLLMTVSLGFKKLWPKALKARSDMHVFEKLEATFPSFNWVVPSFETTQDYFRSEDETQIQKTGFEDLFPGGVRDWNEELCNGKDMPKKDFRERLDKDRLFYKSYSDFVKVAVKGAMAIIDGNVPSLNMSDDFKTQMFLYNSIFFSLGYDSKDHYAIFGGNDAAHTISNNDLKGAKAFHAIDKDGLYNLGLCLVDYKGYRIVCQSIVPGILERGQDDDVNYGSVDFGKTVHCDEAFRKPLEEIAKDMNSMPHTVVTINSNGEEVKTKVFTSIETKGLISKDGRNYVLDLFKTFPPDVNYIEEAKVTELCKKNGFPKYCKHKIPCLRPEFIEAFINSRTEEFFSLLGSAIKENEVLKNSKMAFATILEKLCQDEELENEEQTTEGRKIFKELLKKIGSYSDTSIDIRFNNDCYYPGLKFGEEDDIESHKDLLADASEYLAFKIIPTFVQELLDTNPATTPLDGYALNYNMHAKGINMRYLGYIAMLTEAVDKERFTYDLIVSEILVRSIKHIFRNYATELSRPYTGNAIVHFLNCLFGNVEYDNKKSLKTKKGKKRSNSSDNNDSQGWKELTTSDVWKSIADDSKKSFDYSIIYKNFDELCKHMSIKKNVILRRFAKMVGLQFVAKTIKLDGKKLPFNEDDLYNMVPVIKHLEPHAKDAYQFQRMGEKLVIEGRIEEAQSYITESLQYMNYVYSGLHLDMSASLKIIAKLDYITGNPTSAYVNLQKSMTITERVRGLDYLFLIHDYITLSLYAFASKDIGASLQYLYRSRYLTNVIFGDEHPILSTIDGSLSIILYFNFDYDNSGKFFESYMDIIEKNKLKKNGIEKKGISEIDIKTALICRLAASSYAIRGLFREAIKIEKIVYQIYSSFFGKDHNKVLESGQILKDYTEKAVNLQRKLNDAHGNGVDIKIGDIISHDIGEVTHEKMVGFLNIVNGVYFITQDEINTVVVSE from the exons ATGAAGGATAACAATCAAGTAAAAGGAAAAAGTGTTAGTGGTgatattaagaaaattgaagataaaaaagagaaaaaagTTAATGAAAAACAACAATGTGATTCAGGAAATGAGAGCAATTCTGCAACTCCTTCACATGAACATGGAGAAGAATGTATCAATGGTTGTGAAAATGATAAGTTGGTACAagtaaaaatagttttaccAAATAATACTTCTTTTGAAGCCACACTTTCTACTAAAGAACCATCATTAGAATTATTTCAAGTTATTTCAGAAAGAGAAGATTGTTGTTATAGAACTTGTTATCAATTAGTTGCTAAAGGAGTTAGATTGGATACATTTACTGAGCTTgaaaaattagttaatttGGAAGACGGTGATGTTATTGAATTTATACAaa cCGATTATTCTACTCGTGAAGCTCGTGATCATGTTAGACGAATGTGTGATGTTTTAAGCATTAATGATATTAGTACTTATGTTCTTAACAAAAATGGTGCATCTTTTAACTATATGGGAAATATGAAGACAAATGTTGAACCTGATTCAAAGGAGGGAAAAATGTTAGCAACACCatatgattatattttaccAGGTGTCAAAGATATTAATTATGCCAATTTAATACCTGATATgacaaaaaaacaaataaaagcATTCAATTACGTTGGAATATCACCATTTAATCCACCAACACCACAAAGAAAACTGAAAGGTGATGTTCTTTATATTTGTGTTGAGACATTAGAGggaaaatgttataatattacatGTTCTTACAAAGGTTGGTTTATCAATTCAACATCAGGTTACAAATTTAATTCTGAACAATCACAACAACATCCATCAATATTTCATGAATTACCTGATCTCTTAATGACTGTCTCACTTGGTTTCAAGAAATTATGGCCTAAAGCTTTAAAAGCTAGAAGTGATATGCatgtttttgaaaaattagaaGCTACTTTCCCTTCTTTTAACTGGGTTGTTCCATCTTTTGAAACTACACAAGATTATTTTCGTTCAGAAGATGAGACACAAATACAAAAAACTGGTTTTGAAGATTTATTTCCTGGTGGTGTAAGAGATTGGAATGAAGAATTATGTAATGGTAAAGATATGccaaaaaaagattttagaGAACGACTTGATAAAGatagattattttataaaagttattctGATTTTGTAAAAGTTGCTGTTAAAGGTGCCATGGCTATTATTGATGGTAATGTACCATCTTTAAATATGTCTGATGACTTTAAAACacaaatgtttttatacAATTCTATTTTCTTTTCACTTGGTTATGATTCAAAAGATCATTATGCAATATTTGGTGGTAATGATGCTGCTCATACAATTTCTAATAATGATTTAAAGGGTGCTAAAGCATTTCATGCTATTGATAAAGATGGTCTTTATAATTTAGGTCTTTGTCTTGTTGACTATAAAGGTTATCGTATTGTTTGCCAATCTATTGTACCTGGAATTCTTGAAAGAGGACAAGATGATGATGTTAATTATGGTTCTGTTGATTTTGGAAAAACTGTTCATTGTGATGAAGCTTTTAGAAAACCTTTAGAAGAAATTGCTAAAGATATGAATAGTATGCCTCATACAGTTGTAACAATAAATTCTAATGGTGAAGAGGTTAAAACAAAAGTATTTACTTCTATAGAAACTAAAGGACTTATAAGTAAAGATGGTAGAAATTATGTAttagatttatttaaaacatttccACCAGATGTTAATTATATAGAAGAAGCTAAAGTTACAGAAttgtgtaaaaaaaatggttttcCTAAATATTGTAAACATAAAATACCATGTTTAAGACCAGAATTTATTGAAGCATTTATAAATTCAAGAACAgaagaatttttttcattattggGTAGTgctataaaagaaaatgaagtattaaaaaattcaaaaatggCATTTGCAACAATTCTTGAAAAATTATGTCAAGATGAAGAATTAGAAAATGAGGAACAAACAACTGAAggtagaaaaatttttaaagaattactCAAAAAAATAGGATCTTATAGTGATACATCAATAGATATTAGATTTAATAACGATTGTTATTATCCAGGTCTCAAATTTGGTGAAGAAGATGACATAGAAAGTCATAAAGATTTATTAGCTGATGCCAGTGAATATTTagcttttaaaattattccaACTTTTGTACAAGAACTTTTAGATACCAATCCTGCTACAACACCACTTGATGGATAtgcattaaattataatatgcATGCTAAAGGTATTAATATGAGATATCTTGGTTATATTGCAATGTTAACAGAAGCAGTTGATAAAGAACGTTTTACATATGATCTTATTGTTAGTGAAATTTTAGTACGTTCaattaaacatatatttCGTAATTATGCTACTGAATTATCAAGACCTTATACAGGTAATGCTATTGTTCATTTCTTAAATTGTCTTTTTGGAAATGTtgaatatgataataaaaaaagtttaaaaactaaaaaaggaaaaaaaagaagtaataGTAGTGATAATAATGATTCACAAGGATGGAAAGAATTAACAACATCTGATGTTTGGAAAAGTATTGCTGATGATTCTAAGAAATCTTTTGATtattcaataatatataaaaattttgatgaaTTATGTAAGCATAtgtcaattaaaaaaaatgttattttaagaaGATTTGCTAAAATGGTTGGTTTACAATTTGTAGCAAAAACTATTAAACTTGATGGTAAAAAATTACCATTTAATGAAGatgatttatataatatggTACCAGTAATAAAACATCTTGAACCACATGCTAAAGATGCTTATCAATTTCAAAGAATGGGAGAAAAACTTGTTATTGAAGGTAGAATTGAGGAAGCCCAATCATACATAACAGAATCTCTTCAATATATGAATTATGTTTATTCTGGTCTTCACTTAGATATGTCTGCttcattgaaaataatagCAAAATTAGATTATATAACAGGTAATCCAACTTCAGCATATGTTAATCTTCAAAAAAGTATGACTATTACCGAACGTGTACGTGGATTGGATTATTTATTCCTTATTCATGATTACATTACTCTTTCATTGTACGCTTTTGCATCTAAAGATATTGGTGCTTCTTTGCAATATTTATATCGTTCGAGATATCTAACAAATGTTATCTTTGGTGATGAACATCCTATTTTAAGTACAATTGATGGTTCactttcaataattttatattttaattttgattatgATAATTCtggtaaattttttgaaagttATATggatattattgaaaaaaataaattgaaaaaaaatggtatagaaaaaaaaggaatATCTGAAATAGATATTAAAACTGCTTTAATATGTAGATTAGCTGCTTCTAGTTATGCTATTCGTGGTCTCTTCCGTGAAGctattaaaattgaaaagattgtttatcaaatttattcATCATTCTTTGGTAAAGATCATAATAAAGTTCTTGAAAGTggtcaaattttaaaagattatacTGAGAAAGCAGTTAATCTTCAAAGAAAACTTAATGATGCTCATGGAAATGGAGTTGATATTAAGATAGGCGACATTATATCACACGAT attgGTGAAGTTACACATGAAAAAATGGTTGGTTTCcttaatattgtaaatggagtttattttataactcAAGATGAAATTAATACAGTTGTTGTATCTGAATAG
- a CDS encoding Williams-Beuren syndrome chromosomal region 16 protein, with amino-acid sequence MWKNSKKVYACGLATTGSFGIKNLIKSKTSPEIISKPTKISYFSKKKISKISSGFGFSLFGTTNKLYGSGLNNFYQLGKAPVKKGYKEKVPDKWYVHPKEIILPEGCGNIQHISSGRLHSLILTDSGVYGMGDNVHGQCGFDNNKVLEEVLKNKKYDVWKKIELDTDEEIRKVHCILDTSYILTKSGKLYGFGLGEDGQVGNEKYGVFKEPTLIGGDLANENIVNISGSTDTLIALSSKGDIFLWGQNEYNQMDLITNNLQLNIPKHFPLNIGKIISIAATGSSCIVCTEKGQVYVWGQQILGLGPRIISSIKPIQIDSVLFSPTGKKEVFVKSVFAGSTSMGARTNEGNLFTWGFNRYGELGLGKKEKQLFPYPVFLPEEVKSLDLGYDHTLFITN; translated from the coding sequence atgtggaaaaattctaaaaaagtttatgCTTGTGGTTTAGCAACAACAGGAAGTTTTGGAATAAAGAATctaattaaaagtaaaacatCACCTGAAATTATAAGTAAACCTACaaaaattagttatttttcaaaaaaaaaaatttcaaaaatatcatCAGGTTTTGGATTCTCGTTATTTGGtacaacaaataaattatatggttctggattaaataatttttatcaattaggTAAAGCTCCAGTTAAAAAAGGctataaagaaaaagttcCTGATAAATGGTATGTACACCCAAAAGAAATTATTCTTCCTGAGGGATGTGGAAATATACAACATATTAGTTCTGGAAGATTgcattcattaattttaacagaTTCTGGTGTATATGGAATGGGTGATAATGTCCATGGACAATGTggatttgataataataaagtacttgaagaagtattaaaaaataaaaagtatgatgtttggaaaaaaattgaattagATACAGATGAAGAAATTAGAAAAGTTCATTGTATTTTAGATacttcatatattttaacaaaatctGGAAAATTATATGGATTTGGATTAGGAGAAGATGGTCAAGTTggaaatgaaaaatatggAGTTTTTAAAGAACCAACATTAATTGGTGGAGATTTAGctaatgaaaatattgtaaaCATTAGTGGTAGTACTGATACACTTATTGCATTATCCAGTAAAGgtgatatttttttgtggggtcaaaatgaatataatcagatggatttaataacaaataatttacaattaaatatcCCAAAACATTTTCCACTAAATATtggtaaaataatatctattGCTGCTACGGGAAGTTCTTGTATTGTATGTACAGAAAAAGGTCAAGTATATGTTTGGGGTCAACAAATATTAGGTCTTGGTCCCAGAATTATTTCATCTATTAAACCTATTCAAATTGATTCTGTATTATTTTCTCCAACTGgaaaaaaagaagtttttGTTAAAAGTGTTTTTGCTGGTTCTACTTCAATGGGTGCACGAACAAATGAAGGTAATCTATTTACGTGGGGATTCAATAGATATGGTGAACTTGGTTTAggtaaaaaagaaaaacaactttttccTTATCCTGTTTTTCTACCCGAAGAAGTAAAGTCACTTGATTTAGGGTATGATCATACgttatttataacaaattaa
- a CDS encoding Elongation of very long chain fatty acids protein has protein sequence MKPNFFYSILSKILSIPKFNGKEFVRILSSSKFLKKDSLKWTEERIPFVFQIVIIYIITIFILQKVMKNYEAFKLKIPLAIWNLFLSIYSTISVYYLFNDFFEYILKYNITGSWCILGDYDEGITGYYVWLFTVSKLFELFDTLFVVLKKKPLRFIHWYHHILTLIFIFFTYIQIPAFARWGVFLNTFVHSIMYFYYFVKSLNIKVPKFIPIIITSLQIIQFIMSCCGIINITYKRLFTQDFCHTSTFILSFAAVMDFSYLFLFINFFIHNYLIKYNISKVSKKLKQN, from the exons atgaaacctaatttcttttatagtattttatcaaaaatattatcaataccTAAATTTAATGGAAAAGAATTTGTAAGAATTTTATCAagttcaaaatttttaaaaaaagattcatTGAAATGGACTGAAGAAAGAATTCCTTTTGTTTTTCAG attgttattatatatataattacaatttttattttacaaaaagtaatgaaaaattatgaaGCATTCAAACTAAAAATTCCATTAGCAATTTGGAATTTATTTCTTAGTATATATTCTACTATAAGTGTTTACTACTTGTTTAATGacttttttgaatatattttaaaatataatattactgGATCGTGGTGCATTTTAGGAGATTATGATGAAGGAATAACAGGTTATTATGTATGGTTATTTACAGTTTCTAAACTTTTTGAACTTTTTGATACACTTTTTGTtgtacttaaaaaaaaaccattgCGTTTTATACATTGGTATCATCATATTCTTACATtgatattcattttttttacatatattcaaattccTGCTTTTGCTAGATGGGGTGTATTTTTGAATACATTTGTCCATTCAATAATGTATTTCTACTACTTTGTTAAATCTCTCAATATCAAAGTACCTAAATTTATTCCTATTATAATTACATCTTTACAAATTATTCAATTTATAATGAGCTGTTGTGGAATAATAAACATCACCTATAAACGTCTTTTTACACAAGATTTTTGTCATACTAGTACATTTATTTTGTCTTTTGCTGCGGTAATGGATTTTtcttatctatttttatttattaatttttttattcataattatcttataaagtataatatttcaaaagtttcaaagaaattgaaacaaaattaa
- a CDS encoding Carboxypeptidase N catalytic chain: MIIKFLLISIWFINLKVNCELSWDSDIIASDDDIEKSKSDALIKYFGDRAENSSIFLTYENISNIIGNYQNVDKNRFHHHDYYSLTKFVKKINSTYSDITHLYSIGHSVEDRELWVLIISKNPRKHELLKPEFKYVANMHGNEVLGRECLIYLTYFLCKNYGKNDYLTKLMNDVRIHLLFSMNPDGYERSQIGDKMSGNGRSNANSIDLNRNFPANHPEHVELSGGVEIEEETKHVMSWIKSFPFVLSANLHGGSLVANYPFDDSESGKDGIYTPSLDDKLFVQLSYQYARAHKDMWKTGRRCGLGINGDTFYHGITNGAAWYHLAGGMQDWQYLHTNTLEITIEMGCYKFPLSYMYEKLWNDNMFALIAYIDMVRYGLKGIVKDIDGKPLINATVEIIGDKKGKIITTTDQGEYWRLLAPGKYKIKFSHGYHISKIIDIFIKPRELIINDIILENPPCNYSDNFKQEVYYRGFTEYTTMIIGVDQFGKKIITNLLETLCNISLPYIKELFKNTKIIALPEYIQGEHLPYIKAHSPTILIYFGMGETKSIIYIPMDEVPKGFNKNILDESLNNYFGKYNDNSCTGILNDEKLSEMAVDMKLKKSFILGLGLGCNINITNNDDYIKNIILIINNIVYRAKKDSVEEYSVVPSVNPLDHFTPQDVIASTSAGLNRIEESKYCNTKVKMLENMRIIEIGQQESGPRTLIMSIEARTEHMIYQMLSYLCEVSPTDHDYRVKRFMENSKLIVIPEIPGTQLNCHDYSTIQPFEPLLSIIIKVYPDIDYVIFMASGGLKVRYVNASNTDMAYQLSEIYVKKHKLMVDGVWNICSKNNKMTYVNGEFKWNNTNNDNWIKPDALLVQTGCCYEASGDGHLFEENKNSLFDLLENRLQGISGRVIKRKKYVGIKIKINILKEGKLYKQVETNPKVEGYYHVWLPVGDYTLETIDSSYPKTEIDFHISSATSVIIDINIDTGDDSGNNSILIIGIIIFILALGIYYYFKKHNSYKYFILDNRNEGFERIPLRDNIDEDSDIDEDDNGEKLLSFKVEHGITNGFS; this comes from the exons atgattataaaatttttactaatatCAATATGGTTTATTAACCTTAAAGTAAATTGTGAACTAAGTTGGGATTCAGATATTATAGCAAGTGATgatgatattgaaaaatcaaaaagtgatgcattaattaaatattttggtGATAGAGCTGAGAATTCATCTATTTTTTTGacatatgaaaatatttcaaacaTTATAGGtaattatcaaaatgttGATAAGAATAG atttcATCATCATGATTATTATTCACTTactaaatttgttaaaaagataaattcaACATATTCAGATATAACACATCTTTATTCAATTGGACATTCTGTAGAAGATAGAGAATTATGGgtattaattatttcaaaaaatccTAGAAAAcatgaattattaaaaccagaatttaaatatgttGCCAATATGCATGGTAATGAAGTTTTAGGAAGAGaatgtttaatatatttaacttactttttatgtaaaaattatggaaaaaatgattatttaacaaaacttATGAATGATGTAAGAATTCATTTGTTATTTTCAATGAATCCTGATGGTTATGAAAGATCACAAATTGGTGATAAAATGTCTGGTAATGGAAGATCTAATGCTAATTCAATTgatttaaatagaaattttcCAGCTAATCATCCAGAACATGTAGAATTATCAGGTGGAGTAGAAATTGAAGAAGAGACAAAGCATGTAATGTCATGGATAAAATCTTTTCCTTTTGTATTATCAGCTAATTTACATGGTGGTTCATTAGTTGCAAATTATCCATTTGATGATAGTGAATCTGGTAAAGATGGAATTTATACACCTTCTTTggatgataaattatttgtacaATTATCATATCAATATGCTCGAGCTCACAAAGATATGTGGAAAACAGGAAGAAGATGTGGTTTAGGAATTAATGGTGATACATTTTACCATGGTATTACTAATGGAGCAGCTTGGTATCATTTAGCTGGTGGAATGCAAGATTGGCAATATCTTCATACAAATACATTAGAAATAACAATAGAAATGGGATGTTATAAATTTCCATTAAGTTATATGTATGAAAAATTATGGAACGATAATATGTTTGCATTAATTGCTTATATTGATATGGTTAGATATGGTTTAAAAGGAATTGTTAAAGATATTGATGGTAAACCATTAATAAATGCTACAGTAGAAATTATTGGTGATAAAAAaggtaaaataataactacAACTGATCAAGGTGAATATTGGAGATTATTAGCACCtggaaaatataaaataaaattttctcaTGGTTAtcatatatcaaaaattatagatatttttattaaaccaagagaattaataattaatgatattattttagaaaatccACCATGTAATTATagtgataattttaaacaagAAGTATATTATAGAGGTTTTACTGAATATACAACAATGATAATAGGTGTTGATCaatttggaaaaaaaattattacgaatttattagaaacattatgtaatatatcattaccatatataaaagaattatttaaaaatacaaaaattattgcATTACCAGAATATATTCAAGGAGAACATTTACCATATATTAAAGCACATTCACCAactatattaatttattttggaATGGGTGAAactaaaagtattatttatattccAATGGATGAAGTACCAAAaggttttaataaaaatattttagatgaatcattaaataattattttggaaaatataatgataattcaTGTACAGGTATattaaatgatgaaaaattatcAGAAATGGCAGTAgatatgaaattaaaaaaaagttttattctTGGTTTAGGTTTAGGatgtaatataaatataaccaATAATGATgattacattaaaaatattatattaattattaataatattgtatataGAGCAAAAAAAGATTCTGTTGAAGAGTATAGTGTTGTTCCTTCAGTTAATCCACTGGATCATTTTACACCACAAGATGTTATTGCATCAACATCAGCAGGTTTAAATAGAATAGAAGAATCAAAATACTGTAATACAAAAGTAAAAATGTTAGAAAATATGAGAATTATTGAAATAGGTCAACAAGAATCAGGTCCAAGAACTTTAATAATGTCAATTGAAGCAAGGACTGAACATATGATTTATCAAATGTTAAGTTATCTTTGTGAAGTTTCACCAACTGATCATGATTATAGAGTAAAAAGATTTATGgaaaattcaaaattaattgttattcCTGAAATTCCTGGTACACAATTAAATTGTCATGATTATTCAACTATACAACCATTTGAACCATTActttctattattattaaagtttatCCTGATATAGATTACGTAATATTTATGGCTTCAGGAGGTTTAAAGGTTCGATATGTAAATGCTTCAAATACAGATATGGCTTATCAATTATCAGagatatatgttaaaaaacataaattaatGGTTGATGGTGTTTGGAATATTtgttctaaaaataataaaatgactTATGTTAATGGAGAATTTAAATGgaataatacaaataatgataattggATAAAACCAGATGCTTTATTAGTACAAACAGGATGTTGCTATGAAGCAAGTGGTGATGGACATTtatttgaagaaaataaaaattctttatttgatttattagaaaatagACTTCAAGGTATTAGTGGACGtgttattaaaagaaaaaaatatgttggAATAAAGATAAAGATAAACATATTAAAAGAAGGAAAACTATATAAGCAAGTAGAAACAAATCCAAAAGTAGAAGGCTATTATCATGTTTGGTTACCTGTTGGTGACTATACTTTAGAAACAATTGATTCTTCATATCCAAAAACAGAAATTGATTTTCATATTTCATCAGCAACATCAgttattattgatataaatattgacACTGGCGATGATTCAGGaaataatagtattttaataattggaataattatttttattcttgcTTTAggaatatattattattttaaaaaacataatagttacaaatattttattttagacaATAGAAATGAAGGATTTGAAAGAATACCATTAAGAGATAACATAGACGAAGATAGTGATATTGATGAAGATGATAATGGTGAAAAATTACTTTCTTTTAAAGTTGAACACGGCATAACAAATGGTTTCtcttaa
- a CDS encoding Protein LTV1 homolog: MRYSILFILFLFSIIIFINCKSLKRVWCRVEESCDLDILHPSTIPEDVSEDNIILAKKFNKKFNDFLKTGEILLPDVHESLLTFDKFILKNAFTHSSKYDVEYRKLGKKVFQQFLKQGFLNEKINIIIDEISNVFMKSNFKATDAHNVIMMVVKNLCDCKVIPGNKKPFIDRKEALKFSIVQRSVRDPLINNADLGENVFKAVGSKQVPVEEMEERIKYGIYYDDDYNYLQHLKSRDEVVGDDVETEVILAPNALKKKDVITLSSSLFETKGLEFKKEEVENELIIEKLDDDVMAALDERYDFNNPENQLDDDEFQEILKYGPLDNNTPSLEENLSENDCFSVISDDKYDSDRWDDTKTRFTNYSMSSAVIKRENGLSTLDEKFETFYSEYDDDKIAEIPSMDSSDVAGFLETDDRQFKELMEDVEFKMPSLPKQKISEKEREMAHRTIIGDDELVDYTKIKVEPSKYKKQQWDVESITSTYSNIYNHPRPISEVTRKRLRKTTESTIVENDEMDVDDNESIMSGVSTLSVRPKGETPEERKLRKQAVKEQQRIRRQEKKANKLAFKDEKKLIDSRNSVIQLKARKIH, from the exons ATGAGATATTCTATACTGttcatactttttttattttctattattatatttataaattgtaaaagtTTGAAACGTGTATGGTGTAGAGTTGAAGAAAGTTGTGACTTAGATATTTTGCATCCATCAACAATACCAGAAGATGTTTCTgaagataatattatattagcaaagaaatttaataaaaaatttaatgactTTTTAAAGACTggtgaaatattattaccaGATGTTCACGAATCTCTTTTAACATTTGACAAATTTATACTTAAGAATGCATTT ACACATTCATCAAAGTATGATGTTGAATATAGAAAACTgggaaaaaaagtttttcaaCAATTTCTTAAACAAggatttttaaatgaaaagataaatataattattgacGAGATTTCAAATGTTTTCATgaaatcaaattttaaagcAACCGACGCACATAATGTTATCATGATGGTAGTCAAAAATTTATGTGATTGTAAAGTTATTCca ggAAATAAAAAACCATTTATTGATAGAAAAGAAGCATTGAAATTTTCTATTGTTCAAAGATCTGTTCGTGATCCTTTAATTAATAACGCTGATTTGGgagaaaatgtttttaaagcTGTTGGAAGTAAACAAGTTCCTGTTGAAGAGATGGAggaaagaataaaatatggtatttattatgatgatgattataattatttacaacATTTAAAATCTCGTGATGAAGTTGTTGGTGATGATGTAGAAACAGAAGTTATACTTGCACCAAATGCCTTGAAAAAGAAAGATGTCATAACACTTTCTAGTTCACTTTTTGAAACTAAAGGATTGGAGTTTAAAAAGGAAGAAGttgaaaatgaattaattatagaaaaattagaTGATGATGTAATGGCAGCTTTAGATGAAAGATATGATTTTAACAATCCTGAAAATCAATTAGATGACGATGAATTTCAAGAAATTCTTAAATATGGTCCTCTTGATAATAATACTCCTAGTTTAGAAGAAAATCTTAGTGAAAATGATTGTTTTTCTGTGATAAGTGATGATAAATATGATAGTGATAGGTGGGATGATACAAAAACACGTTTTACAAATTATTCTATGTCATCTGCAGTTATAAAAAGAGAAAATGGACTTTCTACTTTGGATGAAAAAtttgaaactttttattcTGAATATGACGATGACAAAATTGCTGAAATACCATCTATGGATTCATCTGATGTTGCTGGATTTTTGGAAACTGATGATAGACAATTTAAAGAATTGATGGAAGATGTTGAATTTAAAATGCCTTCATTGccaaaacaaaaaataagtGAAAAAGAACGTGAAATGGCTCATAGAACTATAATTGGAGATGATGAACTTGTtgattatacaaaaataaaagttgaaccatcaaaatataaaaaacaacaaTGGGATGTAGAAAGTATAACATCAAcatattcaaatatttataatcatCCTAGGCCAATATCAGAAGTTACAAGAAAACGTTTACGAAAAACGACAGAGTCAACAATTGTAGAGAATGATGAAATGGATGTAGATGATAATGAAAGCATAATGTCAGGTGTTTCCACATTATCTGTAAGACCTAAAGGTGAAACACCTGAAGAACGAAAATTAAGAAAACAAGCAGTTAAAGAACAACAACGTATTAGGAGACAAGAAAAGAAAGCTAACAAATTAGCTTTTAAAGatgaaaagaaattaattgATTCACGTAATTCTGTTATTCAATTAAAAGCTAgaaaaattcattaa